A genomic window from Planococcus rifietoensis includes:
- a CDS encoding YuzD family protein yields MTKIPNIEVYGTDQICASCVNAPSSKDTYEWLEAAISRKYKDQPFSISYIDIEKPLQDAKQQEYAERILEDEFFYPLVLIEGEVVGEGYIQLKPVYRELEKHGFAAAE; encoded by the coding sequence ATGACAAAAATCCCGAACATCGAAGTTTACGGAACCGACCAGATCTGCGCCAGCTGTGTAAATGCTCCGTCGTCCAAGGATACCTATGAATGGCTCGAGGCAGCCATCTCGAGAAAATACAAAGATCAGCCATTTTCAATAAGCTATATCGATATTGAGAAACCACTGCAAGATGCCAAGCAGCAAGAGTATGCGGAGCGCATCTTAGAAGATGAGTTTTTCTACCCGCTCGTGCTGATCGAAGGCGAAGTGGTCGGTGAAGGCTATATTCAATTGAAGCCAGTCTACCGGGAGCTCGAGAAACACGGCTTTGCCGCTGCTGAATAA
- a CDS encoding TIGR01457 family HAD-type hydrolase, translated as MEKIKRYKAYCLDLDGTVYRGEAPVQEAAEFVSRLQQQGIEAFYVTNNASKTQGQLHEKLKRVGVNADKSRIMSSAVAAAKYIKRWYPGRTVYLIGSDGLKEALDAEGIACVEKQADIVLMGLDPQITYEKLSRACLEVQSGAVFLSTNQDLAFPSEEGFLPGNGAITAVVSKATDVDPVFIGKPEIHMLEAIQHEWGFEKEDMVMIGDNYDTDIQAGIRFGIDTVHVNTGVTPMDTVMQKDHPATHLLENLSFWEQ; from the coding sequence ATGGAAAAGATTAAGCGCTATAAGGCGTATTGCCTGGATCTTGATGGCACTGTATATCGTGGCGAGGCGCCGGTTCAGGAAGCTGCCGAATTTGTCAGCCGTTTGCAACAACAGGGCATCGAAGCATTTTATGTCACGAACAATGCCTCCAAAACACAGGGGCAATTGCATGAAAAGTTGAAAAGAGTCGGTGTCAATGCCGACAAGTCGCGCATTATGTCTTCAGCGGTTGCGGCGGCAAAATACATCAAGCGCTGGTACCCAGGCCGCACGGTATACCTGATCGGTTCGGATGGTTTGAAGGAAGCGCTTGATGCGGAAGGGATCGCGTGCGTCGAGAAACAGGCAGATATCGTCTTGATGGGGCTTGATCCACAGATTACTTACGAGAAACTATCGCGCGCTTGCCTTGAAGTGCAAAGTGGAGCTGTGTTCTTGTCGACTAACCAAGACTTGGCATTTCCTTCGGAAGAAGGATTTCTGCCGGGCAACGGGGCGATAACAGCGGTCGTGTCAAAAGCGACAGATGTCGATCCTGTATTTATCGGCAAGCCGGAAATCCATATGCTCGAAGCCATACAGCACGAATGGGGATTCGAAAAAGAGGACATGGTGATGATCGGGGATAATTACGATACCGATATACAGGCAGGGATCCGCTTTGGAATCGACACGGTGCACGTCAATACCGGCGTGACACCGATGGATACCGTGATGCAAAAAGACCACCCTGCAACACATTTATTGGAAAACCTTAGTTTTTGGGAGCAATAA
- a CDS encoding NAD(P)/FAD-dependent oxidoreductase yields MKKLVLLGGGYGNMRVLLRLLPNNFPQDMEIILIDRTPFHSMKTEFYALAAGTESDHEVRVPFPEHERLKIVNGEIREIDLEEKCIFLEDGQRIAYDELVIGLGCIDKYHGVPGADEFTYSIQTIGNSRKTYEALLGLKSGATVGVVGAGLSGIELASELRESRKDLQIKLFDRSPRILRDFPERLSNFVKKWFDNNNVDVVSNSNITKVEPNLLHNHEETIPVDAVVWTAGIQPVKPVRDLNLESDSSGRVIINQYHQLPNDENVYVVGDCAALPMAPSAQLAEEQAEQIVKVLRMKWKGEALPETMPEIKLKGFLGSLGKKQGFAYLADRTVTGRIARLMKSGVLWMYKWHNG; encoded by the coding sequence ATGAAGAAATTAGTCTTACTAGGTGGCGGCTATGGCAATATGCGGGTTTTGCTTCGACTCTTGCCGAATAATTTCCCGCAGGATATGGAAATTATTCTCATTGACCGAACACCTTTTCACAGCATGAAAACAGAATTTTACGCACTCGCTGCAGGTACCGAATCCGACCACGAGGTGCGCGTCCCATTTCCGGAGCATGAACGCCTGAAAATCGTCAATGGTGAAATTCGGGAAATCGACCTGGAGGAAAAGTGTATCTTTTTGGAAGACGGCCAGCGCATCGCCTATGATGAATTGGTCATCGGGCTTGGTTGCATCGACAAATACCACGGCGTTCCTGGAGCGGATGAATTTACGTACAGCATCCAAACCATCGGCAACTCGCGGAAAACTTATGAAGCCTTGCTTGGATTGAAATCAGGAGCCACAGTCGGCGTTGTCGGTGCAGGGCTTAGCGGCATCGAACTTGCCAGTGAACTGCGCGAAAGCCGCAAAGATCTGCAAATCAAGCTGTTTGACCGCAGCCCGAGAATTTTGCGCGACTTCCCGGAGCGGCTCAGCAATTTCGTCAAGAAATGGTTCGATAATAATAATGTTGATGTCGTGTCCAATTCGAACATCACAAAAGTGGAGCCGAACCTTCTTCATAACCACGAAGAAACGATTCCGGTCGATGCTGTCGTCTGGACGGCAGGCATTCAGCCAGTTAAACCGGTACGCGACTTGAATTTGGAAAGCGACAGCAGCGGGCGCGTCATCATCAATCAATACCACCAATTGCCGAACGACGAGAATGTTTATGTCGTGGGCGATTGTGCCGCATTGCCAATGGCACCCTCTGCACAGTTGGCAGAAGAACAAGCTGAACAGATTGTCAAAGTGCTGCGCATGAAATGGAAAGGTGAGGCATTGCCTGAAACGATGCCTGAGATCAAGCTGAAAGGTTTCCTCGGCTCGCTCGGGAAAAAGCAAGGCTTTGCCTACCTCGCAGACCGCACCGTTACCGGACGCATTGCGCGTTTGATGAAATCGGGCGTCTTGTGGATGTACAAATGGCATAATGGGTAA
- a CDS encoding YuzB family protein — translation MNPIIEFCMSNLANGSEESFAKLEQDPNLDVLEYGCLSYCSQCAESLFALVNGEIVEADTPEELTKKIYEFIEENPLF, via the coding sequence ATGAACCCGATAATTGAATTTTGCATGAGCAATCTCGCCAATGGTTCGGAAGAGTCTTTTGCAAAACTAGAGCAGGACCCGAATCTGGATGTACTCGAATATGGTTGTTTAAGCTATTGCAGCCAATGTGCCGAATCCTTGTTTGCACTTGTAAACGGTGAAATTGTGGAGGCGGACACCCCTGAAGAGCTAACCAAGAAAATATATGAGTTCATAGAAGAAAACCCATTGTTTTAA
- the hepT gene encoding type VII toxin-antitoxin system HepT family RNase toxin, with translation MYFIDRGKIKEAITYMDALIALYEENGQWDSLKDQLALERLALGAIEAVIDVGNSMIDGFIMRDPGSYEDIIDILVDEKVITEEMDQPLKELVGLRKMLVREFIAVDHAEITRVMDAHLDSLKQFGPKVAHYLEHELGPVSAFIPENENGKD, from the coding sequence ATGTATTTTATTGACCGCGGAAAAATCAAGGAAGCCATCACGTATATGGATGCGCTTATCGCTTTATATGAAGAGAACGGCCAGTGGGATTCGTTGAAGGACCAATTGGCTTTGGAGCGTCTCGCACTCGGGGCGATTGAAGCGGTGATCGATGTCGGGAATTCGATGATCGATGGTTTTATTATGCGCGATCCGGGTAGTTACGAAGATATCATCGATATCCTGGTGGATGAAAAAGTGATCACCGAAGAAATGGACCAGCCTTTGAAAGAGCTGGTTGGCCTGCGCAAGATGCTTGTACGTGAATTCATTGCGGTCGACCATGCAGAAATTACACGCGTTATGGATGCGCATTTGGATAGCCTGAAACAATTTGGCCCTAAGGTGGCTCATTATCTTGAACATGAACTCGGGCCGGTCTCTGCGTTCATTCCGGAGAACGAAAATGGAAAAGATTAA